The following proteins come from a genomic window of Hymenobacter canadensis:
- a CDS encoding M16 family metallopeptidase: protein MKPLHFGLLCVALATAAPAALAQTKPKPKPAPAAAVAPAAPRETPPAGGTPRDFELPAKEEFTLPNGLKAKLVPYGQVPKTTMLVAIQAGNVHEAATEVGVADLLSKLMSEGTATLTGAQFADKVARMGGWLNVSVGQDQTLIYASCLSEFAPELAALLAEVVQRPALPESELARIKADFKRQMNLARAQPGTQARQKFSQALYGSHPYGRPIPTDAEIDALTMAQVKAFYQTQYGAQRTSVYVAGKFDNGAVREAITRAWATMPQGPAPRIEIAKSQTRPDVTTLDRPGAPQSTIVIGLPVVDPSHPDYMRVRVMNSLLGGSFGSRITRNIREDKGYTYSPYSYLETHYRTGNWSQNADVTTQETGNSLKEIVYEIEQLQKTPPSAEELKGIQNYESGLFVLRNSTPAGIIGQLNTLDLHGLPDSYLTEQVKNINAVTPQQVSETARKYVRPEAMTIVVVGDRKIIDPQIKKFQASRKKPL, encoded by the coding sequence ATGAAACCACTTCACTTCGGGCTGCTCTGCGTGGCCCTGGCTACCGCCGCCCCGGCTGCCCTGGCCCAAACCAAGCCGAAACCCAAGCCCGCTCCGGCGGCAGCAGTGGCCCCGGCCGCACCCCGCGAAACTCCGCCCGCCGGCGGCACCCCCCGCGACTTTGAGCTGCCGGCCAAAGAGGAATTCACGTTGCCCAACGGCCTCAAGGCGAAACTGGTGCCCTACGGCCAGGTGCCCAAAACCACGATGTTGGTGGCCATCCAGGCCGGCAACGTGCATGAAGCCGCTACCGAAGTCGGCGTGGCCGACCTGCTGAGCAAGCTCATGAGCGAAGGCACTGCTACGCTGACGGGCGCGCAGTTCGCCGACAAAGTGGCCCGGATGGGAGGCTGGCTCAATGTTTCGGTGGGCCAGGACCAGACCCTGATCTACGCTTCATGCCTGAGCGAGTTTGCTCCCGAGTTGGCGGCGCTCCTGGCCGAGGTGGTGCAGCGCCCGGCGCTGCCCGAGAGCGAGCTGGCCCGCATCAAGGCCGATTTCAAGCGCCAGATGAACCTGGCCCGCGCCCAGCCCGGTACTCAGGCCCGCCAGAAGTTCAGCCAGGCCCTCTACGGCAGCCACCCCTACGGCCGCCCCATCCCCACCGATGCCGAAATCGACGCCCTGACGATGGCGCAGGTGAAAGCCTTCTACCAGACCCAGTACGGCGCCCAGCGCACCAGCGTGTACGTAGCCGGTAAGTTCGACAACGGGGCTGTGCGCGAGGCCATTACCCGCGCCTGGGCCACCATGCCCCAGGGCCCGGCCCCGCGCATTGAAATAGCCAAATCCCAGACCCGCCCCGACGTCACGACCCTGGACCGGCCGGGGGCACCGCAGTCCACCATCGTCATCGGCCTGCCCGTCGTGGACCCCTCGCACCCCGATTATATGCGGGTGCGGGTGATGAACTCGCTGCTGGGCGGCTCTTTCGGCTCGCGCATCACGCGCAACATCCGCGAGGATAAGGGCTACACCTACTCGCCCTACAGCTACCTCGAAACCCACTACCGCACCGGCAACTGGAGCCAGAACGCCGACGTGACCACCCAGGAAACCGGCAATTCGCTCAAAGAAATCGTGTATGAGATTGAGCAGCTGCAGAAAACCCCGCCTTCGGCCGAAGAGCTGAAAGGCATCCAGAACTACGAGTCGGGCTTGTTTGTGCTGCGCAACTCCACGCCGGCGGGCATCATCGGCCAGCTCAACACCCTCGACCTGCACGGCCTGCCCGACTCCTACCTGACCGAGCAGGTGAAAAACATCAATGCCGTGACGCCCCAACAGGTCAGCGAAACGGCGCGCAAGTACGTGCGCCCCGAAGCCATGACCATCGTGGTAGTCGGCGACCGGAAAATCATCGACCCGCAGATCAAAAAGTTCCAGGCTTCCCGCAAGAAGCCGCTGTAG